One stretch of Gemmatimonas sp. DNA includes these proteins:
- a CDS encoding amidase family protein, translating into MKIRAMMMVGAMLTVAPTLGAQTATARAPMELTEASITDVQAALTAGRISSVQLVKQYLARIAAYDHAGPELNSLIRINPKASAEAAVLDAERKAGKVRGPMHGIPVIIKDNYDTGDMPTSAGSLAMATSQPARDGFVVKKLRDAGAIILGKSNLHELAAGITSISSLGGQTRNPYDPTRCPGGSSGGTGAAIAASFATVGWGSDTCGSIRIPSAFNALVGLRPTQGLVSRRGIVPLSHTQDIGGPLARTVTDLAIALDVSVGYDSEDAVTSVLREKPAPKFMASLDKNALRGARIGLFLPYFRDTDAEIADTVRAAIAAMRAQGATVIDVPMAEFDTLMANTSVINLETKFDLIDYLRTIPNAPVKSLREILDRGLYDRQLEVRFRVIDTVLNADSEQHRTALARQVTLRARMERILDSLQLDAIAYPTVRQKPTLVGEVQSGSTCNLGAQSGLPSISVPAGFAGDGLPIGIELLGKGFTDTRLVAMAYAFEQSGSRRVAPSTTPALIAGKAPVSAAIVVTTRARGLVATTRITLDRVHSVLRWSATVQNSGGAPLSALVLRRTGDAGRISGPISGAVVGGTTTASIAIPAGASRVSARLLGPGQSSGSGSFPLTYADRVAFEAGRLSVAMYTAAGVEPVEVKVGR; encoded by the coding sequence GTGAAGATTCGAGCGATGATGATGGTGGGGGCGATGCTGACCGTGGCACCGACACTTGGTGCGCAGACGGCGACGGCGCGTGCGCCGATGGAGCTCACCGAGGCGTCGATCACGGACGTGCAGGCGGCGCTGACGGCGGGGCGGATCTCGAGTGTGCAGCTGGTGAAGCAGTATCTCGCGCGCATTGCGGCGTACGATCACGCGGGTCCGGAGTTGAACTCGCTCATTCGCATCAACCCCAAGGCCAGCGCCGAGGCGGCGGTACTCGACGCGGAGCGAAAGGCGGGGAAGGTGCGCGGGCCGATGCACGGGATACCCGTGATCATCAAGGACAACTACGACACCGGTGACATGCCGACCAGTGCGGGATCGTTGGCGATGGCCACCAGTCAGCCGGCGCGCGATGGGTTCGTGGTGAAGAAGCTGCGCGACGCGGGGGCGATCATCCTGGGCAAGTCGAACCTGCACGAACTCGCGGCCGGCATCACCAGCATCAGCTCACTCGGCGGACAAACACGCAATCCGTACGACCCCACGCGATGCCCCGGTGGCTCAAGTGGTGGTACCGGTGCAGCGATCGCGGCCAGCTTTGCCACGGTGGGATGGGGGTCGGACACGTGTGGCTCCATTCGTATTCCGAGCGCGTTCAATGCACTGGTTGGACTGCGCCCTACGCAGGGGCTGGTGAGTCGGCGTGGCATCGTGCCGTTGTCGCACACGCAGGATATCGGTGGTCCGTTGGCGCGTACGGTGACCGATCTCGCCATCGCGCTCGATGTGAGTGTGGGCTACGACAGCGAAGACGCGGTCACGTCGGTGTTGCGTGAGAAGCCCGCGCCGAAGTTCATGGCATCGCTGGACAAGAACGCGTTGCGTGGCGCGCGCATTGGGCTGTTCCTGCCGTACTTCCGCGACACCGACGCCGAGATTGCGGATACCGTGCGGGCCGCCATTGCGGCTATGCGCGCACAGGGCGCCACGGTGATCGATGTGCCGATGGCGGAGTTCGACACGCTGATGGCCAACACCAGCGTGATCAACCTGGAAACGAAGTTCGATCTCATCGACTACCTGCGCACCATACCGAACGCACCGGTGAAGTCGCTCCGCGAGATTTTGGATCGTGGCCTGTATGACCGTCAGCTCGAAGTGCGCTTCCGCGTGATCGACACCGTGCTCAACGCCGACAGCGAGCAGCATCGCACAGCGTTGGCGCGTCAGGTGACGCTGCGGGCGCGCATGGAGCGCATTCTCGACAGCTTGCAGCTCGATGCGATCGCGTATCCCACGGTGCGGCAGAAGCCGACACTCGTGGGCGAAGTGCAAAGTGGCAGCACGTGCAATTTGGGCGCGCAGAGTGGCCTGCCGAGTATCAGTGTGCCGGCGGGATTCGCGGGTGATGGATTGCCGATCGGTATCGAACTGCTCGGCAAGGGCTTCACCGACACGCGCCTGGTGGCGATGGCGTACGCCTTCGAGCAATCGGGGTCGCGTCGCGTGGCGCCGAGTACGACGCCGGCGTTAATCGCGGGCAAGGCGCCGGTGTCGGCGGCGATCGTGGTGACCACGCGCGCCCGTGGACTGGTGGCTACTACGCGCATTACGCTCGATCGCGTGCACAGTGTATTGCGCTGGTCGGCCACGGTGCAGAACAGCGGTGGTGCCCCGTTGTCGGCACTGGTGCTGCGGCGCACGGGCGATGCGGGCCGCATCTCGGGGCCGATCTCGGGCGCCGTGGTGGGCGGTACGACCACTGCCAGCATCGCGATCCCGGCTGGTGCCAGTCGCGTGAGCGCACGATTGCTGGGGCCGGGTCAGAGCTCGGGGAGTGGGTCGTTCCCGCTGACCTATGCCGATCGTGTGGCGTTTGAAGCCGGGCGGCTTTCCGTGGCCATGTACACGGCTGCTGGGGTGGAGCCGGTTGAGGTGAAGGTGGGGCGGTAA
- a CDS encoding antibiotic biosynthesis monooxygenase, producing the protein MLVVQVFVHVLPEHVAAFKAATLDNATNSVLEPGIARFDVLQQADDPTRFTLIEAYLTDAAPAEHKATAHYARWRDTVEPMMASPRTNVKYESMFFPI; encoded by the coding sequence ATGCTCGTCGTCCAGGTGTTTGTGCACGTGCTCCCGGAGCATGTGGCCGCGTTCAAGGCCGCCACGCTCGATAACGCCACGAACAGCGTACTCGAACCGGGCATCGCGCGCTTCGACGTGCTGCAGCAGGCCGACGATCCCACGCGCTTCACGCTGATCGAGGCGTATCTCACCGATGCCGCGCCGGCCGAGCACAAGGCGACGGCACACTATGCGCGGTGGCGTGATACGGTGGAGCCGATGATGGCCTCGCCGCGCACGAATGTGAAATACGAGTCGATGTTTTTTCCCATTTAA
- a CDS encoding amidohydrolase yields MSNSPMHLPLRMLGMLATLATLAALAPSLSAQPAALPADAIYTNARIWTGDAAQPSAQALAVRDGKLVAVGTAAQALAYRGPSTKVVDLQGRRVVPGFSDAHWHLPTTAQADLTDAKSPAEIVRRLKAWAAKRPAEAWVVGRGWTPSDFPNNTPHRRFLDAAFPNQPVVLTDRDGHQSIANGSALALAKVTAETPDPPRGVIEREAQGVPTGLLKEAARQLVVRLIPEPTVADIARRIDEETRKAASFGIVLIQDASGRAPEHPVFTILRAAAKADTLRVRYRAAFPFTPDASAATVRRYTMLRDSTTGPWLRVGIAKGMLDGTVDAKTAAMLEPYAGSDDTGLPFWPAATLNKGVARYDSAGIQVELHAIGDRAVRTALDAYAHAAKVNRTQGRRHRIEHIEVPALTDLPRFKQLGVIASTQAVFATPDQTTLQNYAPLLGPERSSRANAFKKFDAAGATQAFGSDYPVFPMDVLLGIYTAVTRQTKEGTPKGGWYPENRITVEAALRHYTKDAAYAAFMEQETGSLEVGKFADFVVLSADIMTIPPSDLLKTRVLQTIIGGRQAYRRP; encoded by the coding sequence ATGTCGAACTCGCCGATGCACCTGCCCCTCCGCATGCTTGGCATGCTGGCCACGCTGGCCACGCTGGCCGCCCTCGCACCGTCGCTGTCCGCCCAGCCCGCGGCACTCCCAGCCGACGCGATCTACACCAACGCCCGCATCTGGACCGGCGACGCCGCGCAGCCGTCGGCCCAGGCCCTCGCCGTCCGCGACGGCAAGCTTGTCGCTGTGGGGACCGCCGCCCAAGCGCTGGCGTATCGCGGGCCGTCCACCAAGGTGGTCGACCTACAGGGCCGCCGAGTGGTGCCGGGCTTCAGTGATGCCCACTGGCATCTGCCAACCACCGCTCAGGCCGACCTCACCGACGCCAAGTCGCCGGCCGAGATCGTGCGCCGCCTCAAAGCGTGGGCCGCCAAGCGACCCGCCGAGGCGTGGGTGGTGGGGCGCGGCTGGACCCCGAGTGATTTCCCCAACAACACGCCGCATCGCCGCTTTCTCGACGCCGCGTTCCCCAACCAGCCGGTCGTGCTCACCGACCGCGACGGCCATCAGTCCATTGCCAACGGGAGCGCCTTGGCACTGGCCAAGGTGACCGCCGAAACCCCCGATCCCCCGCGCGGCGTGATCGAGCGCGAGGCCCAAGGCGTGCCCACCGGCTTGCTGAAAGAGGCCGCCCGCCAGCTCGTAGTGCGCCTCATCCCCGAGCCCACCGTGGCCGACATCGCCCGCCGTATCGACGAGGAAACCCGAAAGGCCGCGTCGTTCGGCATCGTACTGATCCAGGACGCCAGCGGTCGCGCCCCCGAGCACCCCGTTTTCACGATTTTGCGCGCCGCCGCCAAAGCCGACACCCTGCGCGTGCGCTACCGTGCCGCCTTCCCGTTCACCCCCGACGCCTCGGCCGCGACCGTTCGGCGCTATACCATGCTGCGCGACAGCACCACCGGCCCGTGGCTGCGCGTGGGGATCGCCAAAGGCATGCTGGATGGAACGGTGGACGCCAAGACCGCCGCCATGCTCGAACCCTATGCCGGGTCAGATGATACGGGGCTCCCCTTCTGGCCCGCCGCCACCCTGAACAAGGGCGTCGCCCGCTACGACTCCGCCGGCATTCAGGTGGAGCTCCACGCCATCGGCGACCGGGCCGTTCGCACCGCCCTCGACGCTTACGCCCACGCCGCCAAGGTCAACCGCACCCAGGGCCGCCGTCATCGCATCGAGCACATCGAAGTGCCCGCCCTGACCGATCTCCCCCGCTTCAAGCAACTCGGCGTCATCGCCAGCACCCAGGCCGTCTTCGCCACCCCCGACCAAACCACCCTCCAGAACTACGCCCCGCTGCTAGGCCCCGAGCGTAGTTCGAGGGCGAACGCCTTCAAGAAATTCGACGCCGCCGGCGCCACCCAGGCCTTTGGCAGCGACTACCCCGTCTTCCCGATGGACGTCCTGCTGGGCATCTACACCGCCGTCACCCGCCAGACCAAGGAAGGCACCCCCAAGGGCGGCTGGTACCCCGAGAACCGCATCACCGTCGAAGCCGCCCTGCGGCACTACACGAAGGACGCCGCCTACGCAGCGTTTATGGAGCAGGAGACCGGCTCGCTGGAGGTCGGCAAGTTCGCCGACTTCGTAGTCCTCTCCGCCGACATCATGACCATCCCCCCATCTGACCTCCTCAAAACTCGCGTCCTCCAAACCATCATAGGCGGCCGCCAAGCCTATCGCCGCCCATAG